From Arachis stenosperma cultivar V10309 chromosome 2, arast.V10309.gnm1.PFL2, whole genome shotgun sequence, one genomic window encodes:
- the LOC130963048 gene encoding uncharacterized protein LOC130963048: protein MVLTKECSPLVQNELPRKMPNLESFWILCTIGKITLDKALYDLGLSLNLIPSSVMKKLGIQEAQATRITIQMNDQSLRQAHELVETVLVNVGKIFFPAGFNMGEDANDSIILETSLLATKGALIDVEQREKALRLYED, encoded by the coding sequence ATGGTACTGACCAAAGAGTGCAGTCCTTTAGTCCAGAATGAACTACCAAGGAAGATGCCAAATCTAGAGAGCTTTTGGATTCTATGCACTATTGGAAAGATCACTCTTGACAAAGCCTTGTATGATCTTGGCTTAAGTTTGAATCTGATACCTTCatctgtgatgaagaagctaGGAATCCAAGAGGCACAAGCAACAAGGATTACCATACAAATGAATGACCAGTCTTTGAGGCAAGCACACGAGCTAGTGGAGACCGTACTGGTAAATGTTGGAAAGATCTTCTTCCCTGCAGGTTTTAACATGGGAGAGGATGCGAATGACTCCATCATTCTCGAAACCTCACTCTTGGCCACTAAAGGAGCCCTGATAGATGTTGAGCAAAGAGAGAAAGCATTAAGGTTGTATGAGGACTAG